The Nitrospirota bacterium genome window below encodes:
- a CDS encoding thiamine pyrophosphate-binding protein: MKGTTTIGSAVIERLHQLGVRHIFGIPGDYVLSLYKLLETSPIRHVGTTREDCAGFAADAYARINGIGAVCVTYCVGGLNCVNAIACAYAERSPVVLLTGSPGLSERVRTPYMHHMVRDFSTQREVFEKITVAAISLDDPSTAEREMDRAFAALLRYRRPIYIEIPRDLVHAPLPASLRPLCLDDEPSDPAALEEAIGEVRTMLASARRPCILAGAEIGRFGLHDDLTRLVERLNVPIASTLMGKSVIREDHPLHVGIYGGLIARNEVQQFVNESDCLLILGSILSDVEDLDAQSPLLTEGRTIHATADRVAIKHHRYETIRFQDFVRGLGSASLPSFVSRPLPAQVPTADRAVAPTAPITLQGLFRHLDSILNKNTLVIADVGESLFAAADLHVHRRFEFLAPAYYTSMGFAVPAAVGASFADPSLRPIVLVGDGAFQMTGSELSTCVRYGQSPIVIVLNNRGYSTEREILEGPFNDVHEWQYERICDVIGGGVGSRIATQGEFEHALATALADAGRLHVLNVLLDAADRSPGMVRLARRLGEKLSTDKP; the protein is encoded by the coding sequence ATGAAGGGCACAACGACCATCGGCTCCGCCGTGATTGAGCGGCTCCATCAGCTGGGCGTCCGGCATATCTTCGGCATCCCGGGCGATTACGTCCTCAGCCTCTACAAACTGCTCGAAACCTCCCCGATCCGCCATGTCGGCACGACGCGCGAAGACTGCGCGGGGTTTGCCGCCGATGCCTATGCCCGCATCAACGGCATCGGCGCCGTCTGCGTCACCTATTGCGTCGGAGGGCTGAACTGCGTGAATGCGATCGCCTGCGCCTATGCAGAACGGTCGCCGGTCGTGCTGCTCACCGGATCGCCGGGACTCTCGGAGCGGGTTCGCACCCCCTACATGCACCACATGGTGCGGGACTTCTCCACGCAGCGAGAGGTCTTTGAGAAAATCACGGTGGCCGCAATCTCGTTGGACGATCCCTCAACCGCCGAACGGGAAATGGACCGGGCTTTTGCCGCCCTCTTGCGCTATCGCCGCCCCATCTATATCGAAATCCCGCGCGACCTCGTCCATGCGCCGCTGCCAGCCTCTCTGCGCCCCTTATGCCTCGACGATGAGCCAAGCGATCCCGCAGCCTTGGAAGAAGCGATCGGCGAAGTCCGCACGATGCTCGCCTCGGCGCGTCGCCCCTGCATTCTCGCTGGGGCAGAAATCGGACGGTTCGGTTTGCACGATGACCTGACTCGCCTGGTCGAACGGCTGAATGTCCCCATCGCCTCAACGCTGATGGGGAAGTCCGTGATCCGTGAAGACCATCCCCTGCACGTCGGCATTTACGGGGGGCTCATCGCCCGCAACGAGGTGCAGCAGTTCGTCAATGAGTCGGACTGCTTGCTGATTCTCGGCTCGATCCTCTCGGATGTGGAAGATCTGGACGCCCAGTCCCCGTTACTCACCGAAGGCCGCACCATCCACGCGACGGCGGACCGAGTGGCGATCAAACACCATCGCTATGAGACCATTCGCTTTCAGGACTTCGTCAGAGGCTTGGGCAGCGCTTCTCTGCCGTCCTTCGTTTCGCGACCGTTACCGGCCCAGGTCCCGACAGCAGACAGGGCCGTGGCTCCCACAGCGCCGATCACCTTACAGGGTCTATTCCGCCACCTGGACAGCATCCTGAACAAGAACACGCTGGTCATCGCCGACGTCGGAGAATCGCTCTTTGCTGCGGCGGACCTCCATGTCCACCGGCGCTTCGAATTCCTCGCCCCCGCCTATTACACCTCGATGGGATTCGCCGTGCCCGCGGCAGTCGGAGCATCCTTTGCCGACCCGTCGCTCAGGCCGATCGTGCTGGTGGGAGATGGCGCGTTTCAGATGACCGGCTCGGAACTCTCCACCTGCGTCCGGTACGGCCAATCACCCATCGTCATCGTCTTAAATAATCGCGGCTACTCAACCGAACGGGAAATTCTGGAAGGGCCATTCAACGACGTGCATGAATGGCAATATGAGCGGATCTGCGACGTGATCGGCGGCGGGGTGGGCTCGCGCATTGCGACACAGGGAGAGTTCGAACATGCACTGGCAACAGCCCTGGCTGATGCAGGCCGATTGCACGTCCTCAATGTATTACTCGATGCAGCCGACCGATCGCCCGGCATGGTCCGGTTGGCGCGCCGCCTCGGAGAGAAATTGTCGACCGACAAGCCCTAG
- a CDS encoding tetratricopeptide repeat protein: MLPILSRSSFLLVLLASSLIALLGPSFVFAQVGKPEGLYYKSWAIVIGVENYLLAPKIPGAIEDAKAVAQTFRQLGFDEVVELYDKDVSFRRLQQTLSDFLPRKVGRYDRLVLYFVGHAGVTQDLAGKELGYLVPWDAQIGNVSKSVTFEQLKEFSRRSASKHTLFLVNAAVRGWEVSAAQPLSLEGRLAPEEDTDRRAVQVLTAGDKGESLSQEDGKSLFVQMLVKGLAGQADRNKNGWLMASEVGDYVKQQVLERSKGAQHPLFAQLEGDGDTVLIEGRKSAFVLGAGPQSPAERRQAAKTQYEQAFALLQTGKSSEEALERLNKALGYDPTFGDAYVLKSYVLLEVLPSLDEALSAAKLAVQYAPANPDSQYTLGLIYEKRGQFAEAERAMREALVVNPNYVDVYFSLGLLYADEMKDQPKSVEAFTRYLELGGNHARAVAAVAQSRPAAPSAPSKP, from the coding sequence ATGCTGCCGATCCTGTCCCGATCATCTTTCCTCCTCGTGCTGCTCGCCTCCTCACTGATCGCGCTGCTCGGTCCTTCATTCGTGTTTGCCCAAGTGGGGAAGCCGGAAGGGCTATATTACAAGTCCTGGGCCATTGTGATCGGGGTGGAGAATTATCTCCTGGCTCCGAAAATCCCCGGTGCGATTGAGGATGCCAAGGCTGTGGCTCAAACCTTCCGCCAGTTGGGATTCGATGAGGTCGTCGAACTCTATGACAAGGATGTGAGTTTTCGCCGCCTGCAGCAGACCCTCTCGGATTTCTTGCCCCGCAAGGTCGGCCGGTACGATCGGCTCGTGCTCTATTTCGTTGGCCATGCCGGCGTTACGCAGGATCTTGCCGGGAAGGAGCTGGGCTATCTCGTTCCTTGGGATGCGCAGATCGGGAACGTGTCCAAGTCTGTGACGTTTGAACAGTTGAAAGAGTTCAGTCGACGGAGCGCCTCCAAGCATACCCTCTTCCTCGTGAATGCCGCAGTGCGAGGGTGGGAGGTGAGTGCCGCTCAGCCCCTCTCTCTCGAAGGACGATTGGCCCCGGAAGAGGATACGGATCGGCGAGCCGTGCAAGTGTTGACGGCGGGCGATAAGGGCGAGTCTTTGAGTCAAGAGGATGGGAAGAGTCTCTTTGTGCAGATGTTAGTGAAGGGGCTGGCTGGCCAGGCGGATCGTAATAAAAACGGTTGGCTCATGGCGTCGGAAGTCGGGGATTATGTGAAGCAGCAAGTCCTGGAACGGTCGAAGGGAGCCCAGCATCCCCTCTTTGCGCAGCTTGAAGGGGACGGGGATACGGTGCTGATCGAGGGACGAAAGTCCGCCTTTGTCCTGGGGGCGGGGCCCCAGTCTCCGGCTGAACGGCGGCAGGCGGCAAAGACGCAGTACGAACAGGCTTTCGCGTTGCTCCAAACAGGGAAATCGTCGGAGGAGGCGTTGGAGCGGCTGAATAAAGCGCTGGGATATGATCCCACGTTCGGTGACGCCTACGTGCTCAAGAGCTATGTGTTGTTAGAGGTTTTGCCGAGTCTTGACGAGGCCTTGTCGGCGGCGAAGCTGGCGGTGCAGTATGCGCCGGCAAATCCTGACTCGCAGTATACGCTCGGGTTGATTTACGAAAAGCGCGGGCAGTTTGCCGAGGCGGAGCGTGCGATGCGGGAGGCGCTGGTGGTCAATCCCAACTATGTGGATGTCTATTTCTCGCTCGGCCTTCTCTATGCCGACGAGATGAAGGATCAGCCCAAATCGGTCGAGGCCTTCACCCGCTACCTCGAGCTGGGGGGGAATCATGCCCGTGCCGTAGCTGCCGTGGCTCAGTCACGCCCCGCTGCTCCTTCCGCACCTTCTAAGCCTTAA
- a CDS encoding LPP20 family lipoprotein: protein MIDRLLDMKNVALVLCAIGALSGCAWFGGQTKPDWIDGGSVAYPSGQYLVGVGQAESRAVAEDHAYAAVARIFKAEVSAQAKDWESYLLIEQRGHSSAERRLTLDNLTRVSTDKVLENVRIVDRWVDRHNGLHYALAGMHRPQAETSFLEKITELDRSISDDVEEAHRPSDKLAKVRALRRAARNLVLRETYNADLRVIRSSGQGTAAAYRVSELTHELEQFLATNLVLAVAVTGDQVEPAQRALIEGLLKEGLQVTSRPWSGERSLGGDASGPSPELLLRGVVRVWPIDVRDPQFKYVRWCSDFEVVDLTSQRVVGALSKGGKEGHLSDREATAKAVRVMQQEFSTDVAKAIAAHVYGESELPAQASQPAGCPRDGQGSAPASATH, encoded by the coding sequence ATGATCGATCGATTGCTAGATATGAAGAACGTCGCGTTGGTCCTCTGTGCCATCGGCGCCCTGTCCGGCTGTGCCTGGTTTGGAGGCCAGACGAAGCCTGATTGGATCGATGGGGGCAGTGTTGCCTATCCGTCCGGACAATATCTCGTCGGAGTAGGACAGGCGGAGAGTCGTGCGGTCGCTGAAGACCATGCCTATGCTGCCGTGGCCCGCATCTTTAAGGCCGAGGTCAGTGCGCAAGCGAAGGACTGGGAATCGTATCTGTTGATCGAGCAGCGCGGTCACAGCAGCGCAGAACGACGGTTGACGCTCGATAATCTGACGCGCGTGTCGACTGACAAAGTCTTGGAGAACGTCCGGATCGTCGATCGGTGGGTCGATCGGCATAATGGACTGCATTATGCCTTGGCGGGGATGCATCGGCCTCAGGCAGAGACCTCGTTCCTAGAGAAGATTACTGAGCTGGACCGGTCGATCAGCGACGATGTCGAGGAGGCCCATCGCCCCTCCGATAAGCTGGCCAAAGTGAGAGCCCTGCGGCGGGCTGCCAGAAATCTGGTGCTGCGAGAGACCTATAATGCCGACCTTCGCGTGATCCGTTCGAGCGGGCAGGGTACCGCCGCCGCCTATCGCGTGAGCGAACTGACCCATGAGCTCGAACAGTTTCTAGCGACGAATCTAGTGTTGGCGGTTGCGGTGACGGGCGATCAGGTTGAGCCGGCGCAACGGGCCTTGATAGAAGGATTATTGAAGGAAGGCTTGCAAGTCACGAGTCGGCCCTGGAGTGGAGAGCGTTCGCTCGGTGGCGATGCCAGCGGGCCCTCTCCGGAGTTGCTGCTGCGGGGCGTCGTGCGGGTCTGGCCGATCGACGTGCGCGATCCGCAGTTCAAGTACGTGCGGTGGTGCAGCGATTTCGAAGTCGTGGATTTGACCAGCCAGCGGGTGGTCGGCGCCCTGTCGAAGGGCGGGAAGGAAGGCCATCTGTCGGATCGTGAGGCGACAGCCAAGGCGGTGCGTGTCATGCAGCAGGAGTTTTCTACCGATGTGGCGAAGGCCATTGCGGCGCATGTCTACGGAGAGTCGGAATTGCCGGCACAGGCGAGCCAGCCTGCGGGATGTCCGCGGGATGGGCAGGGATCGGCGCCGGCGTCAGCAACCCATTAA
- a CDS encoding type II toxin-antitoxin system VapC family toxin, with amino-acid sequence MPYYYFDSTALVKRYSMERGTRIINRLMVKRGKVAILPTWSVTDFYTAFSNRASHGDITRDDCYSVLHKFEKESQEGLYQFIAPTMQTYLATKELSMEYPSLRSPQILHLALALELKSLRLTVVSADQPLLTACRAAGLHVINPEDD; translated from the coding sequence ATGCCGTATTACTATTTCGACTCAACCGCTCTGGTTAAACGCTACAGCATGGAGCGGGGCACGCGCATCATCAACCGGCTCATGGTGAAGCGGGGCAAAGTGGCCATTCTGCCGACCTGGTCCGTGACCGATTTCTACACGGCATTTTCGAATCGGGCCAGTCACGGAGACATCACGCGGGACGATTGTTATTCGGTGCTCCATAAGTTCGAGAAGGAGTCGCAGGAGGGTCTCTATCAGTTCATCGCGCCGACGATGCAGACCTACTTGGCGACTAAAGAGCTCTCGATGGAGTATCCATCGCTCCGGTCTCCTCAGATCCTCCATTTGGCTCTGGCATTGGAACTCAAGTCTTTGCGGTTGACCGTCGTGAGCGCCGACCAGCCATTGCTGACGGCCTGTCGTGCGGCGGGGCTTCATGTCATCAACCCGGAAGACGACTAG
- a CDS encoding class I SAM-dependent rRNA methyltransferase gives MAIHDDSPRGQVRLSRTRAVEEPGHLWIYAGFVESVSGEPVAGDVVDVLAPNGRFFARGLYNPASKIRVRILTFEDEPITEQFWKGRLAQAVRLRQKIVTVTNAYRLIYGEADRLPGLIVDRYDDVLVMQTLSAGMDRRKDLLADLVCQESGATRVYLRNDAKSRVLEGLPVERGFLRGGGATTVEVQEGPARFLVDIERGQKTGWFCDQRENRLVAARFAAGAEVLEVFAHTGAFGIHAALAGAKSVEGLDVSEEALVLARNHAVLNKVEDRCLYRLADAFEEMRKLERAGRRYDLVLLDPPAFARSKQAVPRALAGYKDVNLLGIKLTKPEGFLVTSSCSHHVTEQELWTGIRLAARDAKRQVRLLEQRGQASDHPILATMPETRYLKCFILQVF, from the coding sequence ATGGCTATTCATGATGACAGTCCCCGCGGTCAGGTCCGGCTCTCCCGCACACGCGCGGTTGAGGAGCCGGGGCATCTTTGGATCTATGCAGGCTTCGTCGAATCGGTCAGCGGCGAGCCGGTTGCTGGCGATGTGGTGGATGTCCTGGCGCCGAATGGACGATTCTTTGCGCGAGGCCTCTACAATCCAGCCTCCAAGATCCGCGTGCGGATCCTGACCTTTGAGGACGAACCGATCACTGAACAGTTTTGGAAGGGACGTCTCGCACAGGCGGTCAGGCTGCGGCAGAAGATCGTCACCGTCACCAACGCCTACCGCCTCATCTATGGAGAAGCGGATCGCTTGCCCGGTTTGATTGTGGATCGCTACGACGATGTCCTGGTCATGCAGACCCTCTCTGCAGGCATGGACCGCCGGAAGGATCTCCTAGCCGATCTCGTGTGTCAGGAGTCAGGAGCCACGCGGGTCTATCTGCGTAACGATGCCAAGAGTCGCGTATTAGAAGGGCTGCCGGTGGAGCGAGGCTTCCTTCGAGGGGGCGGCGCGACGACGGTCGAGGTCCAGGAGGGGCCGGCCAGATTTCTCGTCGACATCGAGCGAGGACAGAAGACCGGCTGGTTTTGCGACCAAAGGGAGAATCGACTGGTGGCGGCGCGGTTTGCGGCTGGCGCGGAGGTGTTGGAGGTGTTTGCCCATACCGGCGCCTTTGGGATTCATGCGGCGCTCGCAGGAGCCAAGTCGGTCGAAGGGCTGGATGTGAGCGAAGAGGCCCTGGTGCTCGCGCGCAACCATGCGGTCTTGAACAAGGTGGAGGACCGTTGCCTCTATCGCTTGGCGGATGCGTTTGAGGAGATGCGAAAGCTGGAACGGGCCGGGCGCCGTTATGACTTGGTGCTGCTCGATCCTCCCGCCTTTGCCCGCAGTAAACAAGCGGTGCCTCGCGCCTTGGCTGGCTACAAAGATGTGAACCTGCTCGGGATAAAGCTCACGAAGCCGGAAGGATTTTTAGTTACGAGCTCCTGCTCGCATCATGTCACGGAGCAGGAATTGTGGACGGGCATTCGTCTCGCTGCGCGAGATGCGAAACGGCAGGTTCGTCTACTTGAACAGCGTGGACAGGCCAGCGACCATCCCATCCTCGCCACCATGCCGGAAACCCGCTATCTCAAGTGTTTCATCCTGCAAGTCTTCTGA
- a CDS encoding pyridoxamine 5'-phosphate oxidase family protein yields MSMPAELSNEEVQAAWVKLTEEVRTGVLLTLRNGRPFGSHVPYVFGEDWTRAYIHVSRLALHTEHLLLDSRVGLFVSEPDGPEKNPLALRRMNLQGEAVLLKADAPIYADVKERYLARFPQSAMVFGFADFSLWELRLQDAHLVLGFGKAYFANEASPLAWTHQKPEQKPSTKN; encoded by the coding sequence ATGTCGATGCCTGCGGAGTTATCGAATGAGGAGGTTCAGGCTGCTTGGGTCAAATTGACCGAAGAGGTCCGGACGGGCGTGTTGCTGACGCTCAGAAACGGGCGGCCGTTCGGGTCGCATGTGCCCTATGTCTTCGGCGAAGACTGGACGCGGGCTTACATTCATGTGAGCCGCTTGGCGTTGCACACCGAACATCTGTTACTCGATTCTCGCGTGGGACTGTTTGTCTCGGAGCCGGATGGACCGGAGAAAAATCCTTTGGCCCTGCGGCGGATGAATCTTCAGGGTGAGGCGGTGCTGCTGAAGGCTGATGCACCGATCTATGCTGATGTGAAGGAACGGTATCTGGCTCGCTTCCCCCAATCGGCCATGGTGTTTGGCTTTGCGGACTTTTCACTCTGGGAACTGCGGCTACAGGACGCGCATCTGGTTCTGGGATTCGGGAAGGCCTATTTCGCTAATGAGGCGAGTCCTCTTGCCTGGACGCATCAGAAGCCGGAACAAAAGCCCAGCACGAAGAACTAG
- the acs gene encoding acetate--CoA ligase codes for MSENIDTLLKESRVYQPSAQTKAAAYIQDYESAYKQSIADPEGFWSNVAKELEWFSPWTKVLEWNYPWAKWFVGATCNIAYNCLDRHVKTWRKNKVAIIWVGENDQERVITYGELYRQVNRCANGLKKLGLTKGDRVTIYLPKVPEQIVAMLACARIGVIHSVVYSGFSAPALANRIQDAEAKLVITADVGFDRGKVLNLKSVVDQAVANSPTVEHVVVLRRQTPGVTLATPKEIDWHDWLKAEKAVCEAEHLDAEHPLYILYTSGTTGKPKGVVHVHGGYMVGTYITTKYVFDLKEDDVYFCVADPGWVTGHSYIVYGPLLNGATILTAEGKPDYPNPGRWWDLIERYGVSIFYTTPTAIRLLMRYGEDWPKKYDLSTLRILGSVGEPINPEAWEWFHRATGEDKPIMDTWWQTETGSIMITPLPTVPLKPGSATRAFLGIEADVVDSAGNSLPANTGGFAVIKKPWPAMMRTIYKDPERYKTYWNTIPNCYTAGDICHKDEDGYLWFMGRADDVIKVAGNRLGTAEVESALVSHHAVAEAAVIGKPHKLVGESIKAFIILKQGEVESQALIQSIKDQVMKELGKIGVPSEIDIVSSLPKTRSGKIMRRVLKAKELGQDPGDISTIED; via the coding sequence ATGTCAGAGAACATCGACACTCTCCTGAAGGAAAGCCGCGTCTATCAGCCATCCGCTCAGACCAAAGCCGCAGCCTATATTCAGGACTACGAGAGCGCCTACAAACAATCGATTGCCGATCCTGAAGGCTTCTGGAGCAACGTCGCCAAGGAACTGGAATGGTTCTCCCCCTGGACCAAGGTCCTGGAATGGAACTATCCCTGGGCCAAGTGGTTCGTCGGCGCCACCTGCAACATTGCCTATAACTGCCTGGACCGTCACGTCAAAACCTGGCGCAAGAACAAAGTCGCCATCATCTGGGTCGGCGAAAACGACCAGGAACGGGTCATCACCTACGGCGAACTCTACCGGCAGGTCAATCGTTGCGCCAATGGGCTCAAGAAACTGGGGCTCACAAAGGGCGACCGGGTCACGATCTACCTGCCGAAAGTGCCGGAACAAATCGTCGCCATGCTCGCCTGCGCCCGCATCGGCGTTATTCATAGTGTGGTCTACTCCGGATTCAGCGCCCCGGCCCTCGCAAACCGCATTCAGGACGCCGAAGCCAAGCTGGTTATTACAGCCGACGTCGGGTTCGACCGGGGCAAGGTCCTCAACCTCAAATCGGTGGTCGACCAAGCCGTCGCCAATTCCCCCACCGTCGAACATGTCGTGGTCTTGCGGCGTCAGACCCCTGGCGTGACCTTAGCCACACCAAAGGAAATCGATTGGCACGACTGGCTAAAGGCGGAGAAGGCGGTCTGCGAGGCTGAGCATCTGGATGCGGAACATCCCCTCTACATCCTCTATACCTCCGGCACCACCGGAAAACCGAAGGGCGTGGTCCATGTCCACGGCGGCTACATGGTCGGGACCTACATCACCACGAAATACGTCTTCGATCTGAAAGAAGACGACGTCTACTTCTGCGTCGCAGACCCAGGCTGGGTCACAGGCCACAGTTACATTGTCTATGGTCCGCTCCTGAACGGCGCGACGATCCTTACAGCCGAGGGCAAGCCGGACTATCCGAATCCGGGCCGCTGGTGGGATCTCATCGAACGGTACGGCGTCTCGATTTTCTACACGACCCCCACCGCCATTCGTCTACTCATGCGCTACGGGGAAGACTGGCCCAAGAAATACGATCTCTCCACCCTCCGCATCCTGGGCAGCGTGGGCGAGCCGATCAACCCTGAGGCCTGGGAATGGTTTCACCGCGCGACCGGTGAGGATAAACCGATTATGGACACCTGGTGGCAGACCGAAACAGGCTCCATCATGATTACCCCTCTGCCGACTGTTCCCTTAAAGCCAGGATCCGCCACCAGAGCCTTCCTCGGCATCGAAGCCGATGTGGTAGACAGCGCAGGCAACAGCCTCCCGGCCAACACCGGCGGCTTTGCCGTGATCAAGAAACCCTGGCCCGCGATGATGCGCACCATCTACAAAGATCCGGAACGGTACAAGACCTATTGGAACACGATCCCGAACTGCTACACAGCGGGCGACATCTGCCACAAGGATGAAGACGGGTATCTCTGGTTCATGGGCCGCGCGGATGACGTGATTAAAGTGGCCGGCAACCGGCTTGGCACCGCCGAAGTCGAGAGTGCGCTGGTCAGCCACCATGCCGTGGCGGAAGCCGCGGTGATCGGCAAGCCGCACAAACTCGTCGGCGAGTCCATCAAGGCCTTCATCATTTTGAAACAGGGAGAAGTCGAGAGCCAAGCCCTGATTCAGTCGATCAAGGACCAAGTGATGAAGGAACTGGGGAAAATCGGCGTACCGTCTGAAATCGACATCGTGTCCTCACTCCCCAAGACCCGGTCAGGCAAAATCATGCGGCGGGTACTCAAAGCCAAAGAGCTCGGACAAGATCCTGGCGATATCTCGACGATCGAAGATTGA
- a CDS encoding penicillin-binding protein activator LpoB: MNRGRIGLVALALLSLVACAQETKVTRVDSGVVTDLSGRWNDTDSRMVAESMVKEALEYPWLNNFSSSKRRQPVVVVGAILNSSHEHINVGTFVTDLERELTNSQKVTFVAGKGDREELRTERKEQAMHAREDTQKAPGKEIGADYMMKGTIATILDEAEGTKAVFYQIDLQMVDLESNAKVWYGQKKIKKVIEKKRSIF; encoded by the coding sequence ATGAATCGAGGACGAATCGGGCTCGTTGCGCTGGCGCTGTTGTCGCTGGTCGCCTGTGCGCAAGAGACGAAAGTCACCAGGGTCGACTCAGGAGTCGTCACGGATTTGAGCGGACGTTGGAACGATACCGACTCCAGGATGGTCGCGGAGTCCATGGTCAAAGAGGCGCTGGAGTATCCCTGGCTCAACAACTTCTCCAGCTCAAAGCGTCGCCAGCCGGTCGTCGTGGTCGGGGCTATCCTGAACAGCAGTCACGAACATATCAACGTCGGCACGTTTGTGACCGATCTTGAACGTGAGCTCACCAACTCCCAGAAAGTGACGTTTGTGGCAGGCAAGGGAGATCGCGAGGAGCTGCGTACCGAGCGCAAAGAGCAGGCGATGCATGCGCGCGAGGATACGCAGAAAGCGCCGGGCAAAGAGATCGGCGCCGATTATATGATGAAGGGCACGATTGCCACGATCCTCGACGAGGCCGAGGGGACGAAGGCGGTGTTCTATCAGATCGACTTGCAGATGGTCGATTTGGAGAGCAATGCCAAGGTCTGGTACGGCCAGAAGAAGATCAAGAAAGTCATCGAAAAGAAACGTTCCATTTTTTAG
- the aepX gene encoding phosphoenolpyruvate mutase, with product MSSITGITAARQFRRLLLSEQLEFICEAHNGLSAKIVQEAGFKGIWASGLSISAQFGVRDNNEASWTQVLENLEFMADAATIPILLDGDTGYGNFNNMQRLVRKLEQRKIAAVCIEDKLFPKTNSFIKGGAQPMADMQEFCGKIKAGKDAQTDPDFSIIARVEAFICGWGLAEALRRAEAYHQAGADGILIHSALSVPDEILTFKQEWGNRCPVVIVPTKYYATPTEVFRQQGFSIVIWANHMLRASVTAMQKTAKTLKEQEHLLSIEDKVAPVSEIFRLQNAAELQEAEDRYLPKGAEDTCAIVLAASRGKELGALTEQQPKTMVKIQGAPILSHIVDAYNAVGIKDIVVVRGYKKEAVNLPNLTYVDNNDFADTGELDSLLKALQSRKGPAQSTIISYGDVLFNKYIPQSLCQENDDCVIFVDSNWQEQSSYARLGGFAECTIPNSRKAFNAKIYLKQLGATLPQDSIHGVWMGFLKVSPGATTLITGIIAEMLAKPANRKAAIPQLIQELLTRDYPIRVLYTAGHWLDINSLDDVVQAGNF from the coding sequence ATGAGTTCGATCACAGGTATCACCGCAGCACGTCAATTTAGAAGGCTCCTCTTATCGGAGCAGCTGGAATTTATCTGTGAAGCCCACAACGGCCTCAGTGCCAAAATCGTCCAAGAGGCGGGTTTTAAGGGTATCTGGGCCAGTGGCCTGTCCATCTCAGCCCAATTCGGCGTCCGGGACAACAACGAAGCCAGCTGGACTCAAGTCCTGGAAAATCTGGAATTCATGGCCGATGCGGCCACAATTCCCATCCTCCTCGATGGTGATACGGGCTACGGCAACTTCAATAATATGCAGCGGCTGGTCCGCAAGCTGGAACAACGCAAGATCGCTGCGGTTTGCATTGAGGACAAACTCTTCCCCAAGACCAATAGCTTCATCAAGGGCGGCGCCCAGCCCATGGCGGATATGCAGGAGTTCTGCGGCAAAATCAAGGCAGGCAAAGACGCGCAGACCGATCCGGACTTTTCCATTATTGCCAGAGTAGAGGCCTTCATCTGCGGGTGGGGCCTGGCGGAGGCCCTGCGTCGCGCCGAAGCCTATCATCAGGCGGGAGCGGACGGCATTCTCATCCACAGCGCCCTCTCCGTGCCGGACGAGATCCTGACCTTCAAACAGGAATGGGGCAATCGCTGCCCGGTCGTAATCGTGCCGACAAAATACTACGCCACGCCCACGGAGGTGTTTCGCCAACAGGGCTTTTCAATCGTGATTTGGGCCAACCACATGCTCCGGGCCTCTGTAACCGCCATGCAGAAAACCGCGAAGACCCTCAAGGAACAGGAGCACCTGCTCTCCATCGAAGACAAAGTCGCGCCGGTCTCAGAAATCTTCCGCCTGCAAAACGCCGCAGAACTCCAAGAAGCAGAAGACCGCTACCTTCCTAAAGGCGCCGAAGACACCTGCGCCATTGTGCTAGCCGCCTCCCGAGGAAAGGAGCTGGGAGCACTCACCGAACAGCAGCCCAAAACGATGGTCAAGATCCAGGGCGCGCCAATCCTCTCCCACATCGTGGATGCCTACAATGCCGTGGGGATCAAGGATATCGTGGTCGTGCGCGGGTACAAGAAAGAAGCCGTCAATCTGCCCAACCTGACCTATGTCGACAACAACGACTTTGCGGACACAGGCGAACTGGATTCCCTGCTCAAGGCCCTCCAATCCAGAAAAGGACCGGCGCAAAGCACGATCATTTCCTACGGGGACGTCCTGTTCAACAAATACATCCCCCAGTCTCTCTGTCAGGAAAATGATGACTGTGTAATTTTCGTCGACAGCAACTGGCAGGAGCAGAGCAGCTATGCCCGCCTCGGCGGGTTTGCCGAATGCACCATCCCCAATTCGAGAAAAGCCTTCAACGCCAAGATCTATCTCAAGCAATTGGGAGCCACGCTTCCCCAAGACTCCATCCACGGGGTCTGGATGGGATTCCTCAAAGTCTCGCCTGGCGCAACCACGCTCATCACTGGCATCATTGCAGAGATGCTGGCCAAACCGGCCAACCGCAAAGCCGCCATCCCCCAGCTCATCCAAGAATTGTTAACACGCGACTATCCGATCCGCGTGCTCTACACAGCGGGTCACTGGCTCGACATCAATAGCCTCGATGATGTGGTGCAGGCAGGGAATTTTTAA